The proteins below come from a single Crossiella sp. CA-258035 genomic window:
- a CDS encoding NPCBM/NEW2 domain-containing protein, whose product MNRLARKLIASIGAAGTVLGLLVALPQQAAALPDGLALTPPMGFNNWNATGCAVDEKLIRDTADLFISKGLKDSGYSYVNIDDCWAAPDRDPVTKRLTHHPERFPSGIKALADYVHAKGLKLGIYTSAGTLTCAKTMPGALDHEEIDAQTFADWGVDYLKYDNCNNQGRPALERYTKMRDALIKTGRKIVYSLCEWGENKPWEWGAEVGHLWRTTGDITDTWAKTMDIMKRNAVLAEHAGPGRWNDPDMLEVGNGGMTDTEYRSHFSLWSIMAAPLLIGSDLRKVTPATFDILNNREVIAVDQDKLGKQGRVLSNKDGRWIFAKPLANGDTAVALFNETEVAARISTSATELGLPERAGYKVRDLWQHKDFQTAGEVSAVVPPHATVMYRISTGADWIWQQPAVTTGLDLATTIPGIPANLTPAGRTFEVGVSATNLARTPVFDPKLTLTVPPKWHARLVRADRRWLLRTGETVRAVYQVTVPATTPDGPAKLHNGLEFGWAGAHKVILGGEQQLIVPPMVPGTVSSLGDLRSAVEHGGYGPVERDMSNGSYRPGDGKPLTINGKRFAKGLGGHAPSTLTYYLNNRCTNLTTTVGIDDERDERQLGSATFEIWADGRKVADSGLHSWRDDAVTLSADLTGARYLKLVITDGGDGVQFDRGDFADPVLTCHL is encoded by the coding sequence GTGAACAGGTTGGCGCGCAAGCTGATCGCCTCGATCGGCGCGGCGGGCACCGTGCTCGGGCTCCTGGTGGCGCTGCCGCAGCAGGCGGCGGCACTACCGGACGGGCTGGCGCTCACCCCGCCGATGGGCTTCAACAACTGGAACGCCACCGGATGCGCGGTGGACGAGAAGCTGATCAGGGACACCGCCGACCTGTTCATCAGCAAGGGGCTCAAGGACTCCGGCTACTCCTACGTCAACATCGACGACTGCTGGGCCGCACCGGACCGCGACCCGGTCACCAAGCGGCTCACCCACCACCCAGAGCGCTTCCCCAGTGGCATCAAGGCTTTGGCCGACTACGTGCACGCCAAGGGCCTGAAACTGGGCATCTACACCAGCGCCGGCACCCTCACCTGCGCCAAGACCATGCCCGGCGCGCTGGACCACGAGGAGATCGACGCGCAGACCTTCGCCGACTGGGGCGTGGACTACCTCAAGTACGACAACTGCAACAACCAGGGCCGTCCCGCGCTGGAGCGCTACACCAAGATGCGCGACGCGCTGATCAAGACCGGCCGCAAGATCGTCTACTCGCTGTGCGAGTGGGGCGAGAACAAGCCGTGGGAATGGGGAGCCGAGGTCGGCCACCTGTGGCGCACCACCGGCGACATCACCGACACCTGGGCCAAGACCATGGACATCATGAAGCGCAACGCGGTGCTGGCCGAGCACGCCGGGCCCGGCCGGTGGAACGACCCGGACATGCTGGAGGTCGGCAACGGCGGCATGACCGACACCGAGTACCGCTCGCACTTCAGCCTCTGGTCCATCATGGCCGCCCCGCTGCTGATCGGCTCGGACCTGCGCAAGGTCACCCCCGCCACCTTCGACATCCTGAACAACCGCGAGGTCATCGCGGTCGACCAGGACAAGCTGGGCAAGCAGGGCAGGGTGCTGTCCAACAAGGACGGTCGCTGGATCTTCGCCAAGCCGCTGGCCAACGGGGACACCGCGGTCGCGCTGTTCAACGAGACCGAGGTGGCCGCCCGGATCAGCACCAGCGCCACCGAGCTCGGCCTGCCGGAGCGGGCCGGGTACAAGGTGCGGGACCTGTGGCAGCACAAGGACTTCCAGACCGCGGGTGAGGTCTCCGCGGTGGTCCCGCCGCATGCCACCGTGATGTACCGGATCTCCACCGGCGCGGACTGGATCTGGCAGCAGCCCGCGGTCACCACCGGCCTCGACCTGGCCACCACCATCCCCGGCATCCCGGCCAACCTCACCCCGGCCGGACGCACCTTCGAGGTCGGCGTCTCCGCCACCAACCTGGCCCGCACACCCGTCTTCGACCCCAAGCTCACCTTGACCGTGCCGCCGAAGTGGCACGCCCGGCTGGTGCGCGCGGACCGCCGCTGGCTGCTGCGCACCGGCGAGACCGTCCGCGCGGTCTACCAGGTCACCGTGCCCGCCACCACGCCCGACGGGCCAGCGAAGCTCCACAATGGACTGGAGTTCGGCTGGGCCGGCGCGCACAAGGTCATCCTGGGCGGCGAGCAGCAGCTCATCGTGCCGCCCATGGTGCCCGGCACGGTGAGCAGCCTCGGTGACCTCCGCTCGGCCGTGGAGCACGGCGGTTACGGTCCGGTCGAACGCGACATGTCCAACGGCAGCTACCGGCCTGGCGACGGCAAACCCCTGACCATCAACGGGAAGCGCTTCGCCAAGGGCCTCGGCGGGCACGCGCCCAGCACCCTCACCTACTACCTGAACAACCGCTGCACCAACCTCACCACCACCGTCGGCATCGACGACGAGCGCGATGAGCGGCAGCTCGGCTCGGCCACCTTCGAGATCTGGGCCGACGGCCGCAAAGTCGCCGACAGCGGCCTGCACAGCTGGCGCGACGACGCCGTGACCCTCTCCGCCGACCTCACCGGCGCCCGCTACCTGAAGCTGGTGATCACCGACGGCGGCGACGGCGTGCAGTTCGACCGAGGCGACTTCGCCGACCCCGTGCTCACCTGCCACCTGTGA
- a CDS encoding carotenoid oxygenase family protein, with protein MTNTATPPTYLSGALAPVATEHTALDLRVTGNLPPELDGRYFRNGPNPLPGTDPGHWFTGQGMVHGVRLSNGRAEWYRNRWVRTPRFAGEDRPYVRADGSVDLAAVNANTHVIPHAGRILALVESGFPYELTPELETVGPCDFGGRLTTAMTAHPKEDPATGELHFFGVAMRPPFLTYHVLSAAGELVRSVPVDVLGPSMMHDFAITANHVLWLDLPMTLDLEAAGGLPFRWNDDYPARIGVMPRNGNSADVRWIEIDPCYVFHVANAAENPDGTITFDAVRYTPATIQRAWRRIGGHADLTEAQTSAPTSLHRWVLDPVRGTAREQALGDESVEFPTINEGLTGLAHRFVYTVGAQLTGGGRGIVKYDLRDGSTDQHELAETWQPGEAVFVPSGHGESEDAGWLLSVTSSETGAAADLLVLDATDLAAGPVATVHLPHRVPAGFHGSWITDAELAG; from the coding sequence ATGACCAACACCGCGACACCCCCCACCTACCTCTCCGGCGCCCTGGCCCCCGTCGCCACCGAGCACACCGCCCTCGACCTCCGCGTCACCGGCAACCTGCCGCCGGAGCTCGACGGTCGCTACTTCCGCAACGGGCCCAACCCGCTTCCCGGCACCGATCCCGGTCACTGGTTCACCGGGCAGGGGATGGTGCACGGGGTTCGGCTGAGCAATGGGCGGGCGGAGTGGTATCGGAATCGGTGGGTTCGGACGCCGCGGTTTGCTGGGGAGGATCGGCCTTATGTTCGGGCGGATGGGAGTGTTGATCTCGCGGCGGTGAATGCCAATACGCATGTCATCCCGCATGCGGGGCGGATTCTGGCGTTGGTGGAGTCGGGGTTTCCGTATGAGCTGACGCCGGAGTTGGAGACCGTGGGGCCCTGCGACTTCGGGGGGCGGTTGACCACGGCGATGACCGCGCATCCCAAAGAAGACCCTGCCACCGGGGAGTTGCACTTCTTCGGGGTGGCGATGCGGCCGCCGTTCTTGACCTATCACGTGTTGTCGGCGGCCGGTGAGCTGGTGCGCAGTGTGCCGGTCGACGTGCTGGGGCCGAGCATGATGCACGACTTCGCGATCACCGCGAACCACGTGTTGTGGCTGGATCTGCCGATGACCCTCGATCTGGAAGCGGCCGGGGGTCTGCCGTTCCGGTGGAATGACGACTACCCGGCGCGGATCGGGGTCATGCCGCGGAATGGGAACAGTGCGGATGTGCGGTGGATCGAGATCGATCCCTGTTACGTCTTCCACGTGGCCAACGCGGCGGAGAACCCGGACGGCACCATCACCTTCGACGCGGTGCGCTACACCCCCGCCACCATCCAGCGGGCCTGGCGCCGGATCGGCGGGCATGCCGACCTGACCGAGGCCCAGACCTCCGCGCCGACCTCGTTGCACCGGTGGGTGCTGGATCCGGTGCGGGGCACGGCGCGGGAGCAGGCGCTCGGCGATGAGTCAGTGGAGTTCCCGACCATCAACGAGGGGCTGACCGGGCTCGCGCACCGGTTCGTCTACACCGTGGGGGCGCAGCTGACCGGGGGTGGACGCGGCATCGTCAAGTACGACCTGCGGGACGGGTCAACCGATCAGCACGAGCTCGCGGAGACCTGGCAGCCGGGTGAGGCGGTGTTCGTGCCAAGTGGGCACGGCGAATCCGAGGATGCCGGGTGGCTGTTGTCGGTGACCAGCAGCGAGACGGGCGCGGCCGCCGACCTGCTGGTGCTGGACGCCACCGACCTGGCGGCCGGGCCGGTGGCGACCGTGCACCTGCCCCACCGGGTGCCGGCCGGCTTCCACGGATCGTGGATCACCGACGCGGAACTGGCGGGTTGA
- a CDS encoding Gfo/Idh/MocA family oxidoreductase produces MTRKRYALIGTGHRATVFLRALAVEHTGTAELVALADVNRTRMAAHNRRLSGPGAAPVPEYPAEDFLAMLDREAVDTVLVTTVDSTHEEYITAALRAGRDVITEKPMTTDPERCQRILDAVADTGRTVTVAFNYRYQPVFERLKQIIAAGQVGEVGSVHFEWLLDTRHGADYFRRWHRDKANSGGLLVHKATHHFDLVNWWLDTEPAEVYAQGRLFFYGPDNLRRHGHDPAAFRLDLTEDPWLRELYHEAAHEDGYRRDQDVFAPGVSIEDDLAVLARYHSGATLTYHLTAYAPWEGVRVMVNGSKGRAELEVVEADPGGQPHASLWVREFWQPPRQVSVSAEEGHATADRRLCAALFGAETEDSTGKRADHLAGARSLLTGFAANRSLVTGGPVRTSELGVRL; encoded by the coding sequence TTGACCCGCAAGCGTTACGCGCTCATCGGCACCGGGCACCGGGCCACGGTGTTCCTGCGCGCCCTGGCCGTCGAGCACACCGGCACGGCCGAGCTGGTCGCGCTGGCCGATGTCAACCGGACCCGGATGGCCGCGCACAACCGGCGGCTCTCCGGGCCCGGCGCGGCCCCCGTGCCCGAGTATCCGGCCGAGGACTTCCTGGCCATGCTGGACCGGGAAGCCGTGGACACCGTGCTGGTCACCACGGTGGACAGCACCCACGAGGAGTACATCACCGCCGCCCTGCGCGCGGGCCGCGATGTCATCACCGAGAAGCCGATGACCACCGATCCCGAACGCTGCCAACGCATCCTGGACGCGGTGGCCGACACCGGGCGCACGGTCACGGTCGCCTTCAACTACCGCTACCAGCCGGTCTTCGAGCGGCTCAAGCAGATCATCGCGGCCGGGCAGGTCGGCGAGGTCGGCTCGGTGCACTTCGAATGGCTGCTGGACACCCGGCACGGCGCGGACTACTTCCGCCGCTGGCACCGGGACAAGGCCAACTCCGGCGGCCTGCTGGTGCACAAGGCCACCCACCACTTCGACCTGGTCAACTGGTGGCTGGACACCGAACCGGCCGAGGTCTACGCGCAGGGCCGGTTGTTCTTCTACGGCCCGGACAACCTCCGGCGACACGGCCACGACCCGGCGGCCTTCCGGCTCGACCTCACCGAGGACCCCTGGCTGCGCGAGCTCTACCACGAGGCCGCGCACGAGGACGGCTACCGGCGGGACCAGGATGTCTTCGCCCCCGGAGTGTCCATTGAGGACGATCTCGCGGTGCTCGCCCGCTACCACTCCGGCGCCACCCTGACCTACCACCTGACCGCCTACGCCCCGTGGGAGGGCGTGCGGGTGATGGTCAACGGCAGCAAGGGCCGGGCCGAGCTGGAGGTGGTGGAGGCCGATCCCGGCGGCCAGCCGCACGCCAGCCTGTGGGTGCGCGAGTTCTGGCAGCCGCCACGGCAGGTCTCGGTGTCCGCGGAGGAAGGGCACGCCACCGCCGACCGCAGGCTGTGCGCCGCACTCTTCGGCGCGGAAACCGAGGACAGCACCGGCAAACGCGCCGACCACCTGGCCGGGGCGCGCTCGCTGCTCACCGGGTTCGCGGCCAACCGCAGCCTGGTCACCGGCGGGCCGGTGCGCACCAGCGAACTGGGGGTCCGGTTGTGA
- a CDS encoding ABC transporter ATP-binding protein — translation MADRRPPTLALSDLHRRHGSGPRSVHALRGVTLTVEPGRLVAVMGPSGSGKSTLLNLAGGLDVPTSGTVTVDGRDLATLRAAELAALRRNTIGYVFQEYNLVPALTAAENVALPRELDGVPARTARAEARETLTQLGIADIGDLFPDQLSGGQQQRIAIARAVVGPRRLILADEPTGALDSDSGEAVLRLLRARCDAGAAGVLVTHEARHAAWADQVIFLQDGRLVDETGYTLDPESLLS, via the coding sequence ATGGCAGACCGTAGGCCGCCCACGCTGGCACTTTCCGACCTGCACCGCAGGCACGGCAGCGGGCCTCGCAGTGTGCACGCGCTGCGCGGTGTCACCCTGACGGTCGAGCCTGGCCGGCTGGTCGCGGTGATGGGGCCGAGCGGGTCGGGCAAGTCCACCCTGCTGAACCTGGCCGGCGGGCTGGACGTGCCGACCTCGGGCACCGTGACGGTGGACGGGCGCGACCTGGCCACGCTGCGCGCCGCTGAGCTGGCGGCGTTGCGGCGCAACACGATCGGCTACGTCTTCCAGGAGTACAACCTGGTGCCCGCGCTCACCGCGGCGGAGAACGTGGCGCTGCCCAGGGAACTGGACGGGGTGCCTGCCCGGACCGCGCGGGCCGAGGCGCGGGAGACGCTGACCCAGCTGGGCATCGCCGACATCGGCGACCTGTTCCCCGACCAGCTCTCCGGCGGGCAGCAGCAGCGCATCGCGATCGCCAGGGCGGTGGTCGGCCCACGCAGGCTGATCCTGGCCGACGAGCCGACCGGGGCGCTGGACTCCGACAGCGGTGAGGCGGTGCTGCGGCTGCTGCGGGCGCGCTGCGACGCGGGCGCGGCCGGGGTGCTGGTCACCCACGAGGCCCGCCATGCGGCGTGGGCCGATCAGGTGATCTTCCTTCAGGACGGGCGGCTGGTGGACGAAACGGGATACACGCTGGACCCGGAGTCCCTGCTCAGCTGA
- a CDS encoding Ppx/GppA phosphatase family protein: MRKTTDQSMPALSQAVRLGVLDVGSNTAHLQVVDVYPGGSPDPLHSVKAQIGLAEDIDRHGVISPEGMERLVRAVRQCVAEAEAYGVAELVPFGTSSVRDAPNRTEACKQIRRATGIDMSFFSGEAEAGLTFLAARRWYGWQVGRMLMLDIGGGTVELAAGRGEEPELAVSLPLGAWRLTRRYLSQDPPTAQEVKKLRRRLREVLAPTIAAFREQPDPQRVVAVSKIFTQLAKLTSGPDAEEPLALEYRELRRWIPKLARMPAAERAQLPGISAARARNIVAGAVLARTLMELLDVPRVEICPWGIREGILLRHLDDSGGTAANGESGE; this comes from the coding sequence GTGCGCAAGACGACTGACCAATCGATGCCCGCGCTGTCCCAGGCCGTGCGCCTAGGGGTGCTGGACGTCGGGTCCAACACCGCGCATCTCCAGGTCGTCGACGTCTACCCCGGCGGCTCGCCGGACCCGCTGCACTCGGTGAAGGCGCAGATCGGGCTGGCCGAGGACATCGACCGGCACGGGGTGATCAGTCCCGAGGGCATGGAGCGGCTGGTGCGCGCGGTGCGCCAGTGCGTGGCCGAGGCCGAGGCCTACGGGGTCGCCGAACTGGTGCCCTTCGGCACCTCCTCGGTGCGGGACGCGCCGAACCGGACCGAGGCGTGCAAGCAGATCCGCCGGGCCACCGGCATCGACATGTCCTTCTTCAGCGGCGAGGCCGAGGCGGGGCTGACCTTCCTGGCCGCGCGCCGCTGGTACGGCTGGCAGGTCGGCCGGATGCTGATGCTCGACATCGGCGGCGGCACCGTGGAACTGGCCGCCGGGCGCGGCGAGGAGCCGGAGCTGGCGGTCTCGCTGCCGCTGGGCGCGTGGCGGCTGACCCGCCGGTACCTCAGCCAGGACCCGCCGACCGCGCAGGAGGTCAAGAAGCTGCGGCGGCGGCTGCGCGAGGTGCTCGCGCCGACCATCGCCGCCTTCCGCGAGCAGCCCGATCCGCAGCGGGTGGTCGCGGTGTCCAAGATCTTCACCCAGCTGGCCAAGCTGACCAGCGGGCCGGACGCCGAAGAACCGCTGGCCCTGGAGTACCGGGAGCTGCGGCGCTGGATCCCGAAGCTGGCCAGGATGCCCGCGGCCGAACGCGCGCAGCTGCCGGGGATCTCGGCGGCCCGCGCCCGCAACATCGTCGCGGGCGCGGTGCTCGCGCGGACCCTGATGGAGCTACTGGACGTTCCCCGCGTGGAGATCTGCCCGTGGGGCATCCGGGAGGGGATCCTGTTGCGGCACCTCGACGACAGCGGCGGGACGGCCGCCAACGGCGAGAGCGGCGAGTAG
- a CDS encoding DUF998 domain-containing protein, giving the protein MAVLGALLWICSALLCVGGQLITAAAWEPPYSWYQDLVGHLGNTGCGLFIEPHGGPQFVCSPLHLLMNTTLVLAGLCLIGGTLLLRGLWPHGWTGSASFALMLATGALEALTGLVPENINRTGHALAALNLPVGGIAIFLVSLAVVDRSRWIGVFGCLVGGLAVTASMLFTAGQYSAQVLHFGLGPGGMERLAGYPFQLWLLVIGLILCTGPGRAGCRACSRSDAADRRAA; this is encoded by the coding sequence ATGGCCGTCCTCGGTGCGCTGCTGTGGATCTGCTCGGCGCTGCTGTGCGTCGGCGGCCAGCTGATCACCGCGGCGGCCTGGGAACCGCCCTACTCCTGGTACCAGGACCTGGTGGGCCACCTCGGCAACACCGGCTGCGGCCTGTTCATCGAACCGCACGGCGGCCCGCAGTTCGTCTGCTCGCCGCTGCACCTGCTGATGAACACCACGCTGGTGCTCGCCGGGCTGTGCCTGATCGGCGGCACGCTGCTGCTGCGCGGGCTGTGGCCGCACGGCTGGACCGGGTCGGCCTCCTTCGCGCTGATGCTGGCCACCGGCGCGCTGGAGGCGCTGACCGGCCTGGTGCCGGAGAACATCAACCGCACCGGGCACGCGCTGGCCGCGCTCAACCTGCCGGTCGGCGGGATCGCGATCTTCCTGGTCAGCCTGGCCGTGGTGGACCGGTCGCGGTGGATCGGCGTGTTCGGCTGCCTGGTCGGCGGACTCGCGGTGACCGCCTCGATGCTGTTCACCGCGGGGCAGTACTCCGCCCAGGTGCTGCACTTCGGGCTCGGCCCCGGCGGCATGGAACGGCTGGCCGGCTACCCGTTCCAGCTGTGGCTGCTGGTGATCGGGCTCATCCTGTGTACCGGGCCAGGCCGTGCAGGATGTCGTGCCTGCTCACGATCAGACGCTGCTGACCGGCGCGCTGCATGA
- a CDS encoding ABC transporter substrate-binding protein: MRRLALLTALGLVFGLAACGGGAAEGEIRLRFVWWGNQDRATLTQRAVALFEQRNPGVRVDTTFTSFAAYWEKLATETAGGNPPDVMQLDYRYLNEYAGRGVLLDLAGSLGKQIRTADWHQGLLAAGKVGAKQVGVPLAQNTTTIVYDPKPFAAKGIPEPKLGWTWQDYLATATRLTQGQLAGATDFAGTEDVFEMWLRQCGKQLYTAEGQFAFTESDLREFWQLAARFRAAGALNHTELTAGLNQGPEQTPLGRRRTATEHSYDSIFGGYHAIRPNELKLAPYPSDNPAQLGQYRKPSQLLSVFARTKQREAAVKLVDFLLNDEEAGKILGATRGLPPNLKIRAQVADSLQGPDRQVYDYETALEPHLGDPPPPPPKGDGAVYKLMQRLNEEVVFGRKTIDEAVRQFFTDAANHLK, translated from the coding sequence GTGAGAAGACTGGCGCTGCTGACCGCGCTGGGCCTGGTGTTCGGGCTGGCCGCCTGCGGTGGCGGCGCGGCCGAGGGCGAGATCCGGCTGCGTTTCGTCTGGTGGGGCAACCAGGACCGGGCCACCCTGACCCAGCGCGCGGTCGCGCTGTTCGAGCAGCGCAACCCCGGCGTGCGGGTGGACACCACGTTCACCTCCTTCGCCGCCTACTGGGAGAAGCTGGCCACCGAGACCGCGGGCGGCAACCCGCCCGATGTGATGCAGCTGGACTACCGCTACCTCAACGAGTACGCCGGCCGCGGCGTGCTGCTGGACCTGGCAGGCAGCCTGGGCAAGCAGATCCGCACCGCGGACTGGCACCAGGGCCTGCTCGCTGCGGGCAAGGTCGGCGCCAAACAGGTCGGGGTGCCGTTGGCGCAGAACACCACCACCATCGTCTACGACCCGAAACCCTTCGCCGCCAAGGGCATTCCCGAGCCGAAGCTGGGCTGGACCTGGCAGGACTACCTGGCCACCGCCACCAGGCTGACCCAGGGCCAGCTGGCCGGCGCCACCGACTTCGCGGGCACCGAGGACGTCTTCGAGATGTGGCTGCGGCAATGCGGAAAACAGCTCTACACCGCCGAGGGCCAGTTCGCCTTCACCGAGTCCGACCTGCGCGAGTTCTGGCAGCTGGCCGCCCGCTTCCGGGCCGCGGGCGCGCTCAACCACACCGAGCTGACCGCCGGCCTCAACCAGGGCCCGGAACAGACCCCGCTGGGTCGCCGCCGCACCGCCACCGAACACAGCTACGACAGCATCTTCGGCGGCTACCACGCCATCCGCCCCAACGAGCTCAAGCTCGCCCCGTACCCCAGCGACAACCCGGCACAGCTCGGCCAGTACCGCAAACCCTCCCAGCTGCTGTCCGTCTTCGCCCGCACCAAGCAGCGCGAGGCCGCGGTCAAGCTGGTCGACTTCCTGCTCAACGACGAGGAAGCGGGCAAGATCCTCGGCGCCACCAGGGGACTGCCGCCCAACCTGAAGATCCGCGCCCAGGTCGCCGACAGCCTGCAGGGTCCCGACCGGCAGGTCTACGACTACGAGACCGCGCTGGAGCCCCATCTCGGCGACCCGCCGCCACCCCCGCCCAAGGGCGACGGCGCGGTCTACAAGCTCATGCAGCGCCTCAACGAGGAGGTCGTCTTCGGCCGCAAGACCATCGACGAGGCGGTCCGCCAGTTCTTCACCGATGCCGCCAACCACCTGAAGTGA
- the malQ gene encoding 4-alpha-glucanotransferase, with the protein MSTWYEGSGRRRVDIEADVVVAVLAQLGVDASSPEAVRAGLAAARAERAAGALPGTIVLREGQERALERTAELVLEDGTRRVLPDGLPGDLPLGWHTLRVDGAEVTVVVAPQALPRPPRSWGWMVQLYALRSNGSWGIGDLSDLGEFAGLAGAGGADVVLLNPLHAMTPVRPVEASPYSPSSRRFANPLYLRVEDTEEYLAAEPDVRLEVDAVRPASDVELINYDAVWESKLAALELLWPLAQGRDEPVEPGLLDFATFCALAERHGGRWRSWPVELQHPSSPAVAAARVELAERVSFHVWLQRLCARQLAGAQAAAREAGMSVGLVHDLAVGVAAEGADSWALQDVLAAGVTVGAPPDAFNQQGQDWALPPWRPDRLVATGYAAYRDMLRAVLRHSDGIRIDHILGLWRLWWVPPGESPKRGAYVHYDAEAMLGILALEAVRAGAVVIGEDLGTVLPQVTESLREHNILGSAVLWFQRDAETEGEPMLPSARWPAEAAASVSTHDLPTAAGFLRAEQVRVRAELGVLAGSVEDERARAEADRDELIGLLRSEGFLGRQGDPDEEEVVVAMHAFLAATPSRFVLISPYDVLREPRQPNLPGTVDVYPNWRIPLPVTVAELFRDPVVRRIVDVVKEGVGAQDD; encoded by the coding sequence GTGTCCACCTGGTATGAGGGCAGTGGGCGACGGCGGGTTGACATCGAGGCGGATGTCGTCGTTGCCGTGCTGGCACAGCTTGGGGTGGATGCCTCTTCGCCTGAGGCGGTTCGGGCGGGGCTGGCTGCGGCGCGGGCTGAGCGCGCGGCTGGTGCGTTGCCCGGCACGATTGTGTTGCGGGAGGGGCAGGAGCGGGCGTTGGAGCGCACCGCCGAACTTGTTCTTGAGGATGGGACTCGGCGGGTTCTGCCGGATGGGCTGCCCGGGGACTTGCCGTTGGGGTGGCACACGTTGCGCGTCGACGGGGCCGAGGTCACCGTCGTGGTGGCGCCGCAGGCGTTGCCCCGGCCGCCGCGGAGCTGGGGCTGGATGGTGCAGCTGTACGCGTTGCGGTCCAACGGGTCTTGGGGGATCGGGGATCTTTCCGACCTTGGCGAGTTCGCGGGGTTGGCTGGGGCGGGTGGGGCGGATGTGGTTCTGCTCAATCCGTTGCACGCCATGACGCCGGTGCGGCCGGTGGAGGCTTCTCCTTACTCGCCCTCGAGCCGGCGGTTCGCCAATCCGCTGTACCTGCGGGTGGAGGACACCGAGGAGTACCTCGCGGCTGAACCCGATGTGCGGCTTGAGGTTGACGCGGTGCGGCCGGCCTCGGACGTTGAGCTGATCAACTACGACGCGGTGTGGGAGAGCAAGCTCGCGGCGTTAGAGTTGTTGTGGCCGTTGGCCCAGGGGCGTGATGAGCCGGTGGAGCCGGGGTTGCTGGACTTCGCGACCTTCTGCGCGCTGGCCGAGCGGCATGGGGGGCGGTGGCGGAGCTGGCCCGTTGAGCTCCAGCATCCGTCCTCGCCGGCGGTGGCGGCGGCGCGGGTCGAGTTGGCCGAGCGGGTGTCGTTCCACGTGTGGCTGCAACGGTTGTGCGCTCGGCAGTTGGCCGGGGCGCAGGCGGCCGCGCGGGAGGCCGGGATGTCCGTGGGGCTGGTGCACGACCTCGCCGTGGGGGTGGCGGCTGAGGGGGCTGACTCGTGGGCGTTGCAGGACGTGCTGGCCGCGGGGGTCACCGTGGGGGCGCCGCCGGACGCGTTCAACCAGCAGGGGCAGGACTGGGCCCTGCCGCCGTGGCGGCCGGATCGGTTGGTGGCCACCGGGTACGCCGCCTACCGGGACATGTTGCGGGCGGTGTTGCGGCATTCCGACGGGATCCGGATCGACCACATCCTGGGGCTGTGGCGGCTGTGGTGGGTGCCGCCGGGTGAGTCACCCAAGCGTGGCGCGTACGTGCACTACGATGCGGAGGCCATGCTCGGCATCCTCGCGCTGGAGGCGGTGCGGGCGGGCGCGGTGGTGATCGGCGAGGACCTCGGCACCGTGCTGCCGCAGGTCACCGAATCCTTGCGGGAGCACAACATCCTGGGTTCGGCGGTGCTGTGGTTCCAGCGGGACGCCGAAACCGAGGGTGAGCCGATGTTGCCGAGCGCGCGCTGGCCCGCCGAGGCCGCGGCGAGCGTGTCCACCCATGACCTGCCGACGGCGGCGGGGTTCCTGCGTGCGGAACAGGTCCGGGTGCGGGCGGAGCTGGGTGTGCTGGCCGGGTCCGTGGAGGACGAGCGGGCGCGGGCCGAGGCGGACCGGGACGAGCTGATCGGGCTGTTGCGGAGTGAGGGATTCCTTGGCAGGCAAGGAGATCCGGACGAGGAGGAGGTGGTGGTGGCGATGCACGCGTTCCTCGCCGCGACTCCCTCCCGGTTCGTGTTGATCTCGCCCTACGACGTGTTGCGTGAGCCACGTCAGCCCAACCTGCCGGGCACCGTGGACGTCTACCCCAACTGGCGGATACCGCTGCCGGTGACGGTGGCGGAGCTGTTCCGCGATCCGGTGGTACGCCGGATCGTCGATGTGGTGAAGGAGGGTGTGGGTGCGCAAGACGACTGA
- a CDS encoding PadR family transcriptional regulator has product MSLRHALLGMLALRPEASGYDLAKHFEGSIGRYAWSARHNQIYTELNKLADDGLVEAVAEGARGRRDYVVTEAGRAELQAWLGEGPLETVNTVRNKALLRIFLITALEPGAAQALLRAEIAHSEREIAEIGADIEKMEEVSGPGSAAFGRIAAELGRRHFAAIRDWAEWAVEQLDAQGDGDEGAAG; this is encoded by the coding sequence ATGTCCCTGCGTCATGCGCTGCTCGGCATGCTGGCGTTGCGTCCCGAGGCCAGTGGGTACGACCTGGCCAAGCACTTCGAGGGCAGCATTGGCCGGTACGCGTGGAGCGCGCGGCACAACCAGATCTACACCGAGCTGAACAAGCTGGCTGACGACGGCCTGGTCGAGGCGGTGGCGGAGGGTGCCCGGGGGCGGCGGGACTACGTGGTCACCGAGGCGGGGCGGGCGGAACTCCAGGCGTGGCTGGGAGAGGGGCCGCTGGAGACGGTCAACACCGTGCGGAACAAGGCGTTGTTGCGGATCTTCTTGATCACCGCGTTGGAGCCGGGGGCGGCGCAGGCGTTGTTGCGGGCTGAGATCGCGCACAGCGAGCGGGAGATCGCCGAGATCGGGGCGGACATCGAGAAGATGGAGGAGGTGTCGGGGCCCGGGAGCGCGGCGTTTGGGCGGATCGCGGCGGAGCTGGGGCGGCGGCATTTCGCGGCGATTCGGGACTGGGCGGAGTGGGCGGTTGAGCAGCTTGACGCTCAGGGGGATGGGGACGAGGGGGCCGCGGGCTGA